The genomic interval agaagcagaaagtcGCCGATCTGGAACTTCACGTCCTGCAAAGGCGCACACGGAACCAGACAACAAAGCGCTCTTTCTGGCGAAAAACATGGACGACtacgaagaggcgaagaaatTCAGAAGACAGCGACATCAAAcaacaggagagacacgacacTGAGCTGAGCGGCCACAAAAACGAAGGCGCTCTGATACATTTTTACACCCCCTTCGCAGTCCCGTAACATTAGCTGTGTGGCGTATACCATTCCACGGGAACACAGTGCGTACAAAGACAGACAACTCTGGCATTCTAAATGCGGAGAAAGCCGCGAGGGAATTCTTCCTCACTCTCCCTGGGGACTCCCCGAGAAGCATTCTCTCTGagttctcgtctcctccctcggTGCCGAGATCCACAAAATCAAGACATGCGCATGGCCTTCCTTTGCTCTTTTGCCGATTGGGAGCGATCGAAGCACACCCACAAACTCGAGCCGCCACAACAGAAAGCACTGACACTTTGAAAGCAGACATCAAAAAACGAACTTCCGATCAATCTCCCTCTTTCCGACTTCGCTATACAGCCGGTGACCTCGCGAGCCCCCACCAGAGACAAGCGTGACAAGAACAACATGCATAACCCATGCTGCAGATCGGAACGAAAAAACTCAGCGAGGCGCAGACAAGCGTAGTAAAGATTCAAGGAAACGCGCCATCTTCATGTATTTCAGCAGGAAAGTCGAGAGGGACACGGAATTGCGGTGATTCCCTACTGCCAGAGTTTTTGAGTCTTCTTTCAGATCGGGAATCGTGGAGTGCAAGAGCCCTATGTCTGCAATCAcgttctttcctgttttgtCTGCAGACACCAACACCGGGGACCAAAAGTTCTCTGTACACACAGCCCTGTGTCCCTCCTCTAGTCGTTCGGTTTTAGTGCTCGCATCTCTGCCACTATTCCagacgtggaagaagacaatGACTGTGTGCAGAGAGCGCTTGCCAGTCTACATGGATCCAACGCTAGCACACATCTCCGTCGCTTGCTTGGCGGCAGAAAAAAGCTAGCTgcgctgtcttttcttccccgGCCCCGTTCCGTCAGTTGCCAGGTAGAACACATGTCTAGGAAGACGTAGCGGACAGGATTTTTCCAGCGAAAAGACGCGTTGAGGAAGCAATCCCAGGCTGtgcccttttctcttctaTGTGAGGCCAACTGCTGGCTGGTCAAACGAAGCAGAGCAAACATATTGCAAAGGAAcagctgcagctgcgaaggaaaagaaattTTCCGTAGCATGTTCTTCATCAAACTATACTTATGGAAAACCCTAAAACTCGAATGTATGATTGACATTTAGCCGCGAATACACAGTCTTCCAAAGTCGACTCACCAGGATACACGAGCCGAAACTTCCACACTGCATGGCGGTCCCTGGCTTCCCAACAAACGTCTTTGACCAGATACGCGATCTCTCTTAGTTTGCTGTCCATCCACGCATACACCTGagcaaacacacacacagaaggCTTCCAGAGAAAATGGAATCTCGTTTTTTGACGGACACCTCCCCTGTGTCGAGGTTGAAAACGCGAAGCTCGGAGGAGCAACACACCGAAGCGAACAGCAAGGACGGCTGACGCCTGTGGACTGGAGACCCCTTTTCTCACGAGGAAGCCAGCCAACAAAGACGTGAACAAAAACAGTCAACCGCCGAACACAGCGAAGCCTcggagagcgaaaaaagcgTGGAATCGGAGTGTGAACTCGCGCCTCCCTAAGAGAATTCGATACGGCACAGACACTTGGCCATTTGCACCCCCCTTTAGAGCGTTCGAGCAACCACTTTTCTCGTGCCGTGACCCCGTCTTTTTGTTTGCCTTGGTGTTCCATCgacttctgtcttctgtcccGCCGACGCACGCTCCGCTGTGACATGAAAACGGGAAGCGCTGTTTTCTCCCTGTTTCCGCAGTGGACTGCAGCTGGGAGAGCGTACCTGCAACTCGTCTTCGACTGGCTCGCGGCCGCGCTGTTGGAACTGCTCGAAAGAATGCTGGTCGTCAACTTTGTAGAAAacccgaagaagaaaaggaggtgTCGTGCATCTGTCCACCATCAGCGCAGGTTTCAGCGTCCGCCTCAAGGCTACGGGGCATGCACATCAAAGGCAtcgagaggagaacggaACTGCGGGGATTTGGGGCAAACGCGCACAGAAAAAGATCTGAATAGGACACCTCGGCGAATAAAAAACAAAAGTCACGGACGACGAAGTGTCTAGGTGGCGGTGCGCGCAGACCGAACACCCACGCCTGCAAAGACACCAGTGCCGCTCTTTCCACCCAGTGCCTCGCCCTGTCGGGGTGCGTGAAGGAACTATGTGTCGACGCTGTAGATGCCGAGGAGACAATCTGCTTATCACTATGCGTAGGCCCGTCCTAAAATTTGCGACACCGACCGACACACGAGCAACCACACTCTGTCTCGCTTGGTGGAAAACGCGGTGTGTCTATTCTGCAGCCCCCGGATTGCCACCCTCGTGTATGACATGCCTCTGTGCTGCCACGGGCAGCCTCGATGAACCCAATTCCGAGTTCTgatcttctctcgcttccttgcCCACATGTACCCCCTCTTCTATGACACAGGTGCCAGGGAATTCTTTTGAGAACGCTTCGAGTCAGGCGAGACGTTCGCGTACGAGTACATCGTCCAGAACGCTCTGGGGAACGAGCTCGAGGCAAACCTCGGTGGACACACAGCCGTGTCTCAACAGCACGCAAGTTCCTAAAAAGACAGCCAATTCTCTGCGAAGCTGGTGCGCGGCATCGATTTTTCTCACCTCGTCTCCGCTCCTTCATGATGCCAGCCATTTCCGCGTCTTGCACGAGTTTGCGTCTCATCATCAGCCGCTcctggaagaaggaaggcgggGGAGAACTTCCCCGGGGCATGGCAGAGCTGCCAGGCCGACCCCTTTCTGTCCacgcgtctcgccttccgaAAGCGCCTCCGCCGAGAAGGTCGTCCCGGAGTTCTTCGCCCCGCGCCCAGCGATCGTTTGGCCCTCCGCGGTCGGCACCAGTGGGGCGACCACGGTCGCCCGAGCCCCAGAATGCGCCGGGTCCGCTGCGGGGGTCAAAAAGAGGATGGAGTCCCCGGCGGAGTTCAGCAGGCGTGCGTGAGAGGGGAGGGAGCAAAGGCGTGGTGCTGTGCTTGGGGGGCATTCGCGAGGCGAACGGGTGATCTGGCGGCAGCGCAGCGAGAAACTCCTCGTTCGCGCTCCGCCCGCGGCGACTGTCCATGGCCCCGGGTCCGTGAGGCGACGCATGACGGGCGCCATTTCTTCCAGGGAGGAACCGCCAATTCGGGTACGGGGAGAAGTCGCTGCGACTCCTGCTCACACTCCGACTTTTGCTGTGGCGGCGGTTGCTACGACCGCCGCCCCCTCGCGAGCGAGGATTCCGACGGGGCTCCCGTTGGATCGAAGGACTGGGGCGAGGAAGTCTGAGACTGCGGCTTCGACTCGGGCTCAAGCTTCTTCGCGGGCTGTGCGCGCCtcggcgacggcggcgacGCGGGCGGCGCCCCTCGGGAGACTCGCGGCGAGCCTCTTTCTTGTCGGTTCTCAGCCGCGAGTGCGAccggcttctctcgcggcGCGGACTCTCGCTACCGCCCTTGTTGGCCTTCGTGCGCGACTTCCCGCTCCGGCTCGGCTTTCGCCGGGATCCCACGGCGTCGCCGGGAGACGGACTCCGCGAGAGCTCGCGGCGGGGCGAGGCCCGCGGGGTGGCCGCGCGCCGGGCCTTTTTTGGCTTCTCATCTTCCTCCGACTTGCGCAGCCACGGCTTGTGTGTCGCGTCCTTCACTCCGTCTCGGACCTTGTCCTCAGGTGAGCGACTAGAAGTCCTGTGGCGGCCACTGCGCGACGAGAGGCCCTTCGGTGGGGCGACCGCCCGGAAGGACGctttcgacttctccttcttctgcaagGCATTTTCTGCCCCCTCGGAACCCGGccgcggagaagcagacgcgcgcttctccgtccttcgcTGCTTCGACCTGTGCCGCCGCGACGAGGTGGACCGCGaccgcttctccttctccgcccGCCGCTTGTTCGAGGCAGACGCGCCAGAAGTCTTCCGCTTCGACACgcgcggagacggcgaccgACGACGCCTAGAGGAGGCGGACCGAGAcatcctcctctcttcgccgttgtctccctccttcctAGGAGAGCGGCTACGGTGCCGAGCCATGGGTGGAGAGGGGCATGTGCGGGGACTGCGTTCGCCGGGAGCAGCTCGGCTGAtgtgagagagaggcacCAGGTTCGAGAGGCGTGGCCGgacgcgcgagaaggcggagtCCGTGGAATAGCGACACAAAGAAACTGCGCAAACACGCCCGAGGCGCGGCGTCTTGGTGACTCAGCcaaggaaggggaagagagctGGCGAACCGGTGGAGCGAAAAGAGGGGGGTCAAGTGACTGACAGTGTTCGGAGACGACAGCCAGAGCAGCGTAGACACGGGCATGCAAAAATAAAACAGCAACTGTGCGTTTATGAAGAACAGGTGGCGGCACCTAAGCGGAAAGGCTACATCTAACGTGTAGTCGGCGGCAATGATTGTAAGGAAAACAAGCAACCCGCCCGGGAACGTGCGACTCGAGAGAACGGTCACGTCACACCTGAACAGGAAAAAATTTTTTTGATCGGGAAGCGACGGAACCAGTGAACACCAAACTCTTCAAAGACTCTTCTGTGTACTCAAACGAGAATATAGTCTCACAAGGAAAGCCAAGAAGCACTCGTTGGTGTGCCCAGAACGACGGTGACTGACCACGTCGACACCGGAGTTGCAATTCGACGTTTTCCCTCACAGATGCCGAGGAGTTTTCAGGGCCTTCCGTCACACTACAGAAGAGCGTAGAACCCCCAGAGATCCTCTCGCGCGTGCGCTTCGGAAGAGAATACGGGTAGGTGACGGAATGTGCTGTAACGTTTCGTCGTTGCGCATATTTGAGTTGGTGAGTAGTCGCTCATGTCACGGAGCGCGGTCCTGCTGTCGGATTTGTCCAGCGTAGAAAAACCACGTTGTcaggcagaaaga from Toxoplasma gondii ME49 chromosome VIIa, whole genome shotgun sequence carries:
- the SAP18 gene encoding Sin3-associated polypeptide SAP18 (encoded by transcript TGME49_201400~Gene product name based on ToxoDB Community Expert Annotation.); protein product: MARHRSRSPRKEGDNGEERRMSRSASSRRRRSPSPRVSKRKTSGASASNKRRAEKEKRSRSTSSRRHRSKQRRTEKRASASPRPGSEGAENALQKKEKSKASFRAVAPPKGLSSRSGRHRTSSRSPEDKVRDGVKDATHKPWLRKSEEDEKPKKARRAATPRASPRRELSRSPSPGDAVGSRRKPSRSGKSRTKANKGGSESPRRERSRSHSRLRTDKKEARRESPEGRRPRRRRRRGAHSPRRSLSPSRSRSLRLPRPSPSIQREPRRNPRSRGGGGRSNRRHSKSRSVSRSRSDFSPYPNWRFLPGRNGARHASPHGPGAMDSRRGRSANEEFLAALPPDHPFASRMPPKHSTTPLLPPLSRTPAELRRGLHPLFDPRSGPGAFWGSGDRGRPTGADRGGPNDRWARGEELRDDLLGGGAFGRRDAWTERGRPGSSAMPRGSSPPPSFFQERLMMRRKLVQDAEMAGIMKERRRALRRTLKPALMVDRCTTPPFLLRVFYKVDDQHSFEQFQQRGREPVEDELQVYAWMDSKLREIAYLVKDVCWEARDRHAVWKFRLVYPDKTGKNVIADIGLLHSTIPDLKEDSKTLADVKFQIGDFLLLSIVKEKKDTDHVSRAGQQRMRTTAGGWEKVVQEEPEGVKSVVGDSSGDREAEEEAASISLDKGGDETPVEEKQKSGGSATDDVTPQEGDDKKKDGEGEPEAFPYRQRYTAPDQHTDDEDDPEERKDHGAASILAEEDGMRAVHGEASTRAVESCEGVQTDSKEGVEAVSSVENTANRDVSRPVEKESASEVGSSSAHSASPERDVIPKLPDATGHASDEEQGQESGRGVAQRDEKEREKEGERKDAPMERRRSARLGKRKGPDA